A stretch of the Lolium perenne isolate Kyuss_39 chromosome 3, Kyuss_2.0, whole genome shotgun sequence genome encodes the following:
- the LOC127342656 gene encoding DEAD-box ATP-dependent RNA helicase 15 isoform X1 produces MGEAKDNEVYEDDLVDYEEEVENVVDDAAANASVDVAKKGYVGIHSSGFRDFLLKPELLRAIQDCGFEHPSEVQHECIPQAILGMDVICQAKSGMGKTAVFVLSTLQQIDPVAGQVAALVLCHTRELAYQICNEFERFSKYLPETKVAVFYGGVNIKNHKDLLKNECPHIVVGTPGRILALARDKDLPLKNVRHFILDECDKMLDSLDMRRDVQEIFKMTPHEKQVMMFSATLSKESRPVCKKFMQDPMEIYVDDEAKLTLHGLVQHYIKLSEAEKNRKLNDLLDALDFNQIVIFVKSVSRASELNRLLCECNFPAICIHSGMTQEERLTRYKNFKEGHKRILVATDLVGRGIDIERVNIVINYDMPDSADTYLHRVGRAGRFGTKGLAITFVSSASDSDVLNQVQERFEVDIKELPEQIDTSTYMPS; encoded by the exons ATGGGAGAAGCCAAGGACAACGAGGTGTACGAGGATGATCTcgtcgactacgaggaggaggtggAGAACGTCGTGGACGACGCAGCCGCCAACGCCTCGGTTGACGTAGCCAAGAA GGGGTACGTGGGAATCCATAGCTCAGGGTTCAGGGACTTCCTGCTCAAGCCAGAGCTGCTCCGCGCCATCCAGGACTGCGGGTTTGAGCATCCTTCCGAAG TGCAACATGAATGCATCCCTCAAGCCATTCTCGGAATGGATGTCATCTGCCAAGCAAAATCTGGAATGGGAAAGACTGCTGTTTTTGTCCTCTCAACTCTCCAGCAGATTGATCCCGTTGCTGGTCAAGTAGCTGCACTCGTTTTGTGCCATACAAGGGAATTGGCTTACCAG ATTTGCAATGAATTCGAGAGGTTTAGCAAGTACCTGCCAGAAACTAAAGTTGCTGTCTTCTATGGTGGGGTTAACATAAAAAACCACAAGGATTTATTGAAGAATGAATGCCCTCATATCGTGGTTGGCACACCTGGAAGGATCCTGGCTCTGGCTAGAGACAAGGACCTTCCGTTGAAGAATGTGAGGCATTTCATTCTTGATGAATGTGACAAGATGCTTGATTCACTTG ACATGCGTAGAGATGTCCAGGAGATCTTCAAAATGACACCCCACGAGAAGCAAGTGATGATGTTTTCAGCAACACTCAGCAAGGAGAGTCGCCCGGTTTGCAAGAAATTCATGCAAGAT CCCATGGAAATTTATGTCGATGACGAGGCTAAACTGACACTTCATGGACTAGTTCAG CACTACATAAAACTAAGTGAGGCGGAGAAGAATCGGAAGTTGAATGATCTCTTAGATGCACTCGACTTCAACCAAATTGTGATATTTGTTAAAAGTGTGAGTAGAGCTTCAGAACTTAACAGGCTTCTCTGTGAATGCAATTTTCCTGCGATCTGCATACATTCTGGAATGACACAGGAGGAGAG GTTGACCCGGTATAAGAACTTCAAGGAAGGACACAAGAGGATTCTTGTGGCTACAGATTTAGTTGGCAGGGGAATAGATATTGAGCGTGTCAATATTGTCATAAACTATGACATGCCTGATTCTGCTGATACATACTTGCACAGG GTTGGAAGGGCTGGACGTTTTGGTACCAAGGGGCTTGCAATAACATTTGTTTCTTCTGCCTCTGACTCTGATGTTCTCAATCAG GTGCAAGAAAGGTTTGAGGTTGACATAAAGGAGCTGCCTGAGCAGATTGACACTTCGACATACA TGCCATCATGA
- the LOC127342656 gene encoding DEAD-box ATP-dependent RNA helicase 15 isoform X2 gives MDVICQAKSGMGKTAVFVLSTLQQIDPVAGQVAALVLCHTRELAYQICNEFERFSKYLPETKVAVFYGGVNIKNHKDLLKNECPHIVVGTPGRILALARDKDLPLKNVRHFILDECDKMLDSLDMRRDVQEIFKMTPHEKQVMMFSATLSKESRPVCKKFMQDPMEIYVDDEAKLTLHGLVQHYIKLSEAEKNRKLNDLLDALDFNQIVIFVKSVSRASELNRLLCECNFPAICIHSGMTQEERLTRYKNFKEGHKRILVATDLVGRGIDIERVNIVINYDMPDSADTYLHRVGRAGRFGTKGLAITFVSSASDSDVLNQVQERFEVDIKELPEQIDTSTYMPS, from the exons ATGGATGTCATCTGCCAAGCAAAATCTGGAATGGGAAAGACTGCTGTTTTTGTCCTCTCAACTCTCCAGCAGATTGATCCCGTTGCTGGTCAAGTAGCTGCACTCGTTTTGTGCCATACAAGGGAATTGGCTTACCAG ATTTGCAATGAATTCGAGAGGTTTAGCAAGTACCTGCCAGAAACTAAAGTTGCTGTCTTCTATGGTGGGGTTAACATAAAAAACCACAAGGATTTATTGAAGAATGAATGCCCTCATATCGTGGTTGGCACACCTGGAAGGATCCTGGCTCTGGCTAGAGACAAGGACCTTCCGTTGAAGAATGTGAGGCATTTCATTCTTGATGAATGTGACAAGATGCTTGATTCACTTG ACATGCGTAGAGATGTCCAGGAGATCTTCAAAATGACACCCCACGAGAAGCAAGTGATGATGTTTTCAGCAACACTCAGCAAGGAGAGTCGCCCGGTTTGCAAGAAATTCATGCAAGAT CCCATGGAAATTTATGTCGATGACGAGGCTAAACTGACACTTCATGGACTAGTTCAG CACTACATAAAACTAAGTGAGGCGGAGAAGAATCGGAAGTTGAATGATCTCTTAGATGCACTCGACTTCAACCAAATTGTGATATTTGTTAAAAGTGTGAGTAGAGCTTCAGAACTTAACAGGCTTCTCTGTGAATGCAATTTTCCTGCGATCTGCATACATTCTGGAATGACACAGGAGGAGAG GTTGACCCGGTATAAGAACTTCAAGGAAGGACACAAGAGGATTCTTGTGGCTACAGATTTAGTTGGCAGGGGAATAGATATTGAGCGTGTCAATATTGTCATAAACTATGACATGCCTGATTCTGCTGATACATACTTGCACAGG GTTGGAAGGGCTGGACGTTTTGGTACCAAGGGGCTTGCAATAACATTTGTTTCTTCTGCCTCTGACTCTGATGTTCTCAATCAG GTGCAAGAAAGGTTTGAGGTTGACATAAAGGAGCTGCCTGAGCAGATTGACACTTCGACATACA TGCCATCATGA